Proteins from a genomic interval of Gammaproteobacteria bacterium:
- a CDS encoding UbiH/UbiF/VisC/COQ6 family ubiquinone biosynthesis hydroxylase, whose product MSAPAAIQRDVIVIGGGMVGAAFAAAAAREGLSVALVDAATPKPYVQGAEYDLRVSALSRASQAMFERLGAWPLIEAQRLGPFRDMHVWDAGGEGAVHFSAADLGEPALGHIVENSLVQSSLWQVLERDSERVSIFSPDAVTSIEKGSSSVAVSLKSGTMLQAKLLVAADGAGSATREQFGIGVSGAAYQQRGLVAVVRGEKGHGEVARQRFLPGGPLALLPLDDEHAVSIVWSLPESDAERLLALDDAAFLAELTAASDGVLGQLQSVSKRAAFPLRRQHAERYVDPRLALIGDAAHVVHPLAGQGANLGFLDAASLAEVLGEARRAGKDIGSLRVLRRYERWRKGDNLATLWTMDGFKKLFSNDDTMLAKLRNTGFALFDRATPLKHAAIRKAMGLSGDLPKLAK is encoded by the coding sequence GTGAGCGCCCCTGCTGCCATACAACGCGACGTCATTGTCATCGGTGGCGGCATGGTCGGTGCTGCATTCGCGGCAGCAGCGGCGCGTGAGGGGCTCTCAGTGGCGCTTGTCGATGCCGCAACGCCGAAACCCTATGTGCAAGGCGCTGAATACGACCTGCGCGTCTCGGCGCTGTCACGCGCCTCGCAAGCCATGTTCGAAAGGCTCGGTGCCTGGCCCCTGATCGAAGCCCAACGCCTCGGTCCGTTCCGTGACATGCATGTCTGGGATGCGGGTGGCGAGGGTGCGGTGCATTTCTCGGCCGCAGATCTTGGCGAACCGGCGCTCGGGCACATTGTCGAGAACTCCCTGGTGCAGTCATCGCTGTGGCAAGTGCTGGAACGCGACAGCGAACGAGTGAGCATTTTTTCACCAGATGCCGTGACGTCGATCGAAAAGGGTTCCAGTTCAGTTGCCGTATCGCTCAAGAGCGGCACGATGCTGCAAGCAAAGCTGCTGGTCGCTGCAGACGGCGCAGGCTCCGCCACACGCGAGCAATTCGGTATTGGTGTCAGCGGTGCCGCATACCAACAGCGTGGCCTGGTGGCTGTTGTACGCGGCGAGAAGGGGCATGGCGAAGTGGCGCGACAACGTTTCCTGCCGGGTGGCCCGCTGGCGCTGTTGCCGCTCGATGACGAGCACGCCGTGTCGATCGTCTGGTCATTGCCGGAAAGTGATGCCGAGCGCTTGCTGGCGCTGGATGATGCCGCGTTCCTGGCCGAACTCACCGCTGCGTCGGACGGCGTGCTCGGGCAGCTGCAAAGCGTTTCGAAGCGTGCGGCGTTTCCGCTGCGTCGCCAGCATGCCGAGCGCTATGTCGATCCGCGCCTGGCATTGATCGGTGACGCTGCACATGTCGTGCATCCGCTGGCCGGCCAGGGCGCGAACCTGGGTTTCCTGGATGCTGCCTCCCTGGCGGAAGTGCTGGGCGAGGCTCGCCGGGCCGGCAAGGACATCGGCAGCTTGCGCGTTCTGCGCCGCTACGAACGCTGGCGCAAGGGCGACAATCTCGCCACGCTCTGGACCATGGACGGCTTCAAGAAGCTGTTTTCCAACGATGACACCAT